From Echinicola soli, a single genomic window includes:
- a CDS encoding PAS domain-containing protein yields the protein MKHSKKQPLPFRAPLRSWDIYASSFLLDKSPEKEVNDHRVLAYYKRKFGWKSFPDLKAHAYQAIVLTELSKKILWVNAGFRKMTGYAAHYAIGKDPKFLQGPLTSVLARKQIREKLKEEKPFKARLLNYKKDQTTYICAIHVFPLQDNKGNTTHLLALEKEE from the coding sequence ATGAAACATTCCAAAAAGCAACCTTTACCGTTTAGGGCTCCCTTGAGAAGCTGGGATATTTATGCAAGTAGTTTTTTACTGGATAAAAGTCCGGAAAAGGAAGTCAACGATCATCGAGTATTGGCTTACTACAAGAGGAAATTTGGCTGGAAGTCATTCCCTGACCTTAAAGCACACGCCTATCAAGCCATTGTCTTGACTGAACTAAGCAAAAAGATTCTATGGGTAAATGCTGGTTTTAGGAAGATGACAGGCTATGCAGCACATTATGCTATTGGTAAAGACCCTAAGTTTTTACAAGGGCCTTTAACCTCTGTATTGGCCAGAAAGCAAATTAGGGAAAAACTAAAGGAAGAAAAGCCCTTCAAGGCCAGGCTTCTAAACTACAAAAAGGACCAAACTACCTATATTTGTGCCATTCATGTGTTTCCTTTGCAAGACAATAAGGGAAATACAACACATCTATTGGCGCTTGAAAAAGAAGAATGA